The DNA region ctccccaggcatCAGCGTTCCAGATCCTGCCCTTTCGCCTAGGCCTTTTCTTTAGGCCCCGCCCTTCAAAAGACCCCGCCCCTTGCAGGAGCTCTGCCCCTCTTGTAGTACCGCCCTTTCTCGTAGCTCCACCCTGTCAGACCCCTCCTACGTCCTGCGCTCCAAGTCCTCCCCACCTCGCGGTAGATGTAGCTGTTCGCGGGGACCAAGCAAATGTCTGCATTGTGTCGGGGCCGCGCCAGTGATCCGAGCCCGCTGAACTGAGGGAAGGAGATCTTATCGAAGATTGCGGAGTCGTTGGTCGCCGATGAGTTGTAGCAGGAGCAGGGCACGCGGTGCCCTCTCGATTCGTTGCTCCTCAGGCTGGGGATACGGAACCAGTCCTGAGGAGAGTTCCAGCCGCAGCAGCGCAGCTAGAAGAGTGACAAGAGTCAGAGGAACAGGGGCTGGAGGGATGCAAGATGCTTTGGGGGATGAGGGGACTGGGTGATGGGTATGAGGTCATACTGGGGAGTAGAGGGCTAAGTGGTGGGTGCAGGGTGGGGGACTGTGATCTGGGCCAGGAGACATTAGGGGAACATGAGGTTGGGAGAGACGAGTCACGGGGGTAGGGGtcatggggctggggggaggagctGCAGAATCGTGCAGTGGACTGAAGAGTGGGTAGGCAGTACAATTCAGCCTCAGGGAGGGGACAAATGGATGGTAGGGCGGGGTCATGTGAGTGACCAGGGAATGGAGCCTCACTTGGGCCGGGTGTCTTGGGAACCAGAGTCACTACTGGGCAGGGAGTGGGGTCACGCTAGGGCCTTGGGGCTGAGGGCGGAGTCTTGTCGAGGCAGGGGGCGGAGCCACTgcaggagctgggagctgggggacTGGGCCACGTCGCCACGGCTGGAGGTGGCGTAGGTGAGTAGGGTTACATTAGGGTCCTACAGCTGGGGGCTCGGGTCGCGTCGGGGCCAAGTCTCTTCCAGGCAGTGGGCGGAGCCACGTCAGAGTCTCAGAGCTAGAGGGAGGGATCCTGGTGGGTGGGGGCCTCACGCACCTGAAACTGCACGTAGTCCCAACTCTCCTCCGCAGCCGTCTCCTCCGGGTGGGCGCGGTAGGTTTGGATCGTCTTCAGCACGACGTCCTCCACTTTCCGCTCCAGCTGACAGGCCGAGAGTGAGGATGAACCACCACCTGCCTCCCCACCGCCATCTGCCCCAACCCACTCCAGCCACTCCGTGGCTGTCTCAGCCTCAGGTAGTCCCTGAGCATCTTCAGGTCGGCCTCGGTTTTTCGCTGAATGTCTAGCTATGTCTCTATCCctcaaaatctctctctctgcctgtttctATCGTCTGTCTTTCCGTTTCTCCACTATCTCCCATGATCTCATTCGGTTTCTGTCTCTTTCTCGGAGCCTTCTGTTTCTccgagggttttttttttcctgtttccctttggatttctgtctctcttcctctgtccgTGTCGGTGAGTCTTTCTCTGGCCCTAACTGTCTCTAgctccttctctgtgtctctctgccaGTCTCTgcatctgtctctgtctttccgtgtctctgtttctttctgtcttctctgttaTTTCTCTTTGTCTATGTCAGCCCCTGTCTGCCTTTGTTTCCATCTCTTTCCACCGCCCActagctggggttggggggaggagaaggggaactCACCTGGACCTTCTGAGTGGAGATGAGGATTCCCAGGGTGATCTGTGTGGCAAACAGGAGCAGCAGTGTCCCAAAATactggggaggggcagagtggaGAGGTCAGGCTGAATCCCTCCGCAGGATGAAGGAGCTGCCAGGGCTCTATTTGAGGGCAAGATGTGAATGAGCCtagggatggaggggggaggggcactcACCAGGCCCAGGAGGCAGCGGAACTCCTTCAGGGCCCCCACACAGCCCAGGAGGGCAAGGCCCATGGTGAGGATTCCTGAGATGGCCAGGGCCTTGGACCAGATCTGCAAGGGCATGAAGGACAAGCCTGGGGGAGGTGAGAAACAGTGATGTTTGGCTCCATGTGCACAGCTCCAGGCAGCCCCATTCCATACCCACACACCACCCAAGCGGGAACAGTAACCTGGGGGACGTCTTCCTGGGCTCCTGGCAtcctcttctctgggcctctgtcccTGTCCCACCCTGAATCTCTCTATccctttccttctgggattctctccacctctctctgtgggtctctgtccctctctctctttggatctctgttcccttctttctagatctctgtccctctttcttcccggtctctgtctttccctcttgTTCTCAGTCTCTCTTTCCTCCGTCAGCTCCTACCCACCCCCAATAGTTTCAGCCCCATCACTTGTTCTGTGACATTGGATCAGCCAGCTAAACCTCCCTGAGACCTAGGGAATAATGCTATCTATTTCCTAGAGTTGTTTTGAGGAACACATGGGAGGCATGTGTTCAGTCTGGTCCTCTACACAgggcaaacatttattatatatgaGCTATTAGGATTTTGACTATTACTCCATTGTTATTTTCCTACAATTATTATGAGTGTTAATCTGTTCTTCtacttccttgctgtgtgacatCCAGTAAgtgacttcccctctctgagcctcaagagAGGGAAGATTTATGGGAGAATCTGATGAGCCTCTGCCCAAGATCTGACACCTAGGAAGTGTCTGAGAAATGGCCATTATTATTACTGGTATGCACAACTCATTTGCCAGAGGAAGAAGCTGAGTCTCGGAGAGTTATGGCAGTAGCAAGTGGTGGAGCAGAGCCTGAGATCAGAACAGGGAGTTGGGCACCATGGGCCTCCCTGGGATGAGGGAGACCACAGGAGGTCCTTGGAAGGGAGCCCAGTTCATGCCTGCTCCAGGAAGGCCCACCCGGACTGCCCCAGCTCCCTTACCCACAAAGGACACGAAGCTGGTCTTGTCGATGAGTATCCAGATGCCGAAGCAGAAAATAAGGCTGCCTAGgacctggggagaggagaggagagcgtGGCCAGTGGGCAAAGGGGGATTTGAGATTGGGCAGCTGCGGCAGGGGCTGGGGCGTGGGCTGGGGAGCCGGGAGGCAACTCACGAAGAAGAAGAGGTTGAAAACGAAGAGGAGGTACTTGATGAGGCTGAGGCAGCTGTCCTGGGCTGACATCTTCTTCTAGAGGTGTGAGAGAACAGTGGGAGGGACAGGACAGAAGGGGTGGTGGCAGTAGGGAGACGCAGGCGGAAAGAAAGACCGTGAGACAGATAGGGAGAGGccgagagagaagagaaaggaagaactcAGAGAAAGAGGAAGTTCCAGGGGCagagccccaccccctccctttaCATGCGAGGTGActttcttctgtgtctctgtcccCATCTCCCTCACCTGCCCCACTGGGATGCACACACCACCAGTACCTGAGGGGCCTTGGAATTGGTGGGCACCAAGGACATACCAGGCAGTTCTTCCCAGGTCTCCATGGCTCAGGCTGGGGGACGCACAGGGAATCCTGATCTACTTGCACCCACCTACTCTGGGCACCAGGACCCCAGGCTGGCCCTGGACAGCAGCCGACCTCACAGACACTCTGACCTCACCGCCTGCAAAGCTCTGCCACCTCTGCATTCATCTGTGTCCCTGCTTCCCAGCTCTCCCAGTCTCTTGTCCTCCTCTCTCTCggtctctgttcttttctctctggatCTTTATCCTCTCTTTACCTCTGGgtctctgtccccttcccccccaGGTCTCTATCCTCTCCCTCTCTGGTTTCTGGCCCCATATCTGTGTGcctgtccttctttctctgtttatctacccccttcccccaccttcctGTCATTGCCCCTCTCTCGGAGTCTGCATCCTGTTCTTGGCAACAAGTGTAGACCAAGGTCCTCCCATGTgctgggccaggggctgggcaCCTGGGGGAAGTGAAAGTGCTGCAGGTCCCAAGTGGGAAGGTCCCCAGTGCGAGGGGGTGACTTGGAGGTACCAGAACACCCAGAGCGGAAGCTGAGCCTCGGGCAGTACTTCCTGCTTCTGCAGTGAGGCCCCTAGAGGGGCAGGCCCCACAGGAGTCAGGATTGAGCCCAGGACCTTGGCTGTTAGATCCGGGTGTGCAGTACCTGATTGTCTCTAGGCCCGAGCTGTGCAGCCAGCAGCCTTTGAAGTCTCCCCTGATGCCCTGCAGGTTCCTCACTTCTGTCAAGTCCTAAAGGCCTCACGGATTTTTAACATCAGGGATGTTCCTACCATCTTGACATCCACCCAGGCCCTGGAAAACCAGACCTTCTTAGAGACCCAGTACCCTCTCTCTCTTCTGAGCGATctcatccacttttttttttttaagtctccaaATGTAATTATTTCTTATTAATGTCATCAAAAATCAATTCATATTAATAGTATTCTGATTTTTGACTCTgggctttctttttccctccaacTTTACCGAGGAATAACTGACAAGTataattgtacatatttaaagtgtacagaatgatgattttatatgtatatatgtacatacgtatatacatatatgtatatagtggAATGATTGCCAGgctcaagctaattaacatattcatcactTCACATAGTAAACTTAGTGTGTGtatggtgagaacacttaagatctactctcagcaactttccaGCACACAAAACTGTATTATGAACTATATTtgtcatgctgtacattagatcctctgATCAGAACTTATTCCTCTTATAACTGAATGTTTATACCCTTAGACCTATGTCTCCCAAttttccccactccccagcccctggcaaccaccattctacaatgtttctgtttctatgaaattggcctttaaaaatttttttttaaaaaagattctacatataaatggtaccagtatttttctttctctggcttctttcacctagcataatgccgcctccccctccccccactgcaggttcatccctgttgtcccaaatggcagaattttcttttttatggctgaataatattccattgtgatatatatatattaaagttaGGGTTAGggatgtatcacattttcttgatctattcatctgttgaaggacatttgcttccatatcttggctattgtgaataatgctgtaatgaacatgagtgaaaagatatttcttcaagatactgacttcatttcctttggatatatacccaggagtggcattgctggagcATACGgtgcttctatttttaattttttgaggaacctccatactgttttccatagtggctgcaccaatttatacaTTCCCACAAGAGTACACaatggttcctttttcttcacatcctcgccaacacttgttatctcttgtctttttgataatagccatcctaacagttATGAGGTGgaatctcatggttttgatttgcatttccctcatgattagtgatgctgaacaccttttcatacCTCTATTGGCCacatgtatgtcttcttcggaaaaaaatgtctgttcaggtcctttgcccattttcaaattgagttatttgcttttttgctgttgagttatatgagttctttatgtaatttgaatattaaccctttatcaggtatatggtttgcaaatattttctcatattcttcATTGAAAAGGTTGCCCTTTCAATATATTGATTGTTTCCTCTGCTATGTAGAAGCTCTATTGTTTCATGtaatctcacttgtttattttagcttttgtttcctgtgcttttggtgtcttatccAATGAACTATTGCCAAGACCCATGTGGTAAAACTCAAGGAGCTGTTTCCCTatgtttttcttctaggagttttacagtttcaggttttacacttaagtctttaatccttttcaagttaatttttgtgagtggtgtacgatagtggttcagtttcattcttttgcatgtgcttATACAGTTttcccatttattgaagagactgtccttttcccattgtgtgttcttggcacgcttgtcaaaaattagttgactgtatatgcatgggtgtatttctggactctctattatGTTTCACTggtctatgtgcctgtttttataccagtaccatattgcttTGATcactataactttgt from Balaenoptera musculus isolate JJ_BM4_2016_0621 chromosome 19, mBalMus1.pri.v3, whole genome shotgun sequence includes:
- the CD37 gene encoding leukocyte antigen CD37 isoform X2; this translates as MSAQDSCLSLIKYLLFVFNLFFFVLGSLIFCFGIWILIDKTSFVSFVGLSFMPLQIWSKALAISGILTMGLALLGCVGALKEFRCLLGLYFGTLLLLFATQITLGILISTQKVQLERKVEDVVLKTIQTYRAHPEETAAEESWDYVQFQLRCCGWNSPQDWFRIPSLRSNESRGHRVPCSCYNSSATNDSAIFDKISFPQFSGLGSLARPRHNADICLVPANSYIYREGCARSLQKWLHNNFISIVGICLGVGLLELSFMTLSIFLCRNLDHVYDRLARYR